Proteins from a genomic interval of Chelonoidis abingdonii isolate Lonesome George chromosome 7, CheloAbing_2.0, whole genome shotgun sequence:
- the TOE1 gene encoding target of EGR1 protein 1 isoform X1, producing MCPSHWQLAMTSMKMTCLEVPVIDVQNDNFKELWPSMLLAIKTSSFIAVDTELSGLGTRKSLLNQCIEERYKAVCSAARTRSVLSLGIACFKQLPDKSENTYLSQIYNLTLLCMEEYIIEPQSVQFLVQHGFDFNKQYSQGIPYHKGNDKGNENQSQNVRAFFLELIRAKKPLILHNGLIDLVFLYQCFYAHLPDNLGTFTADLSEMFPAGIYDTKYASEFETRFVASYLEYAYKKCKRENCKRKDSSSQHLSIEFCNYPASMSPYIDYRYCSLADTDHSVADTNKVQVCEKFSAYGWCPNGVKCSRSHNIDLIIDEDEKFKEEKRKKRKQRWRRRKNAEESMKESEPGSPGRGKDMEVTQNGEDGPPRKQSCPGSLAAGMVPTCAEPAGNSSSEEGPLLEVESSIDMEREPGSDSATDVKMEDDLGGATDQVSSTHPAAPPVETDVSLAARGNFLDSGQVKGQQVGTEERGSTVHSLSCSETKPPSSARQHTASQESRSEGGIHRAGFDAFMTGYIMAYVWMLKKREGNDTGSGPWLPDCHNKLYLSGKSVPLQIVKSLFSKSSKAHSQKMKLAWASG from the exons ATGTGTCCATCGCATTGGCAGTTAG CAATGACCTCCATGAAGATGACCTGCTTGGAAGTACCTGTCATTGATGTCCAGAATGATAACTTCAAAGAGCTGTGGCCGTCTATGCTCCTGGCCATAAAAACCTCTAGTTTCATAGCTGTTGACACG GAGCTAAGTGGTCTCGGAACGAGGAAGAGTCTGCTAAACCA ATGTATTGAAGAGAGATACAAAGCTGTCTGCAGTGCTGCCAGAACACGCTCTGTCCTGTCTTTAGGAATCGCTTGTTTTAAACAGCTCCCAGACAAG TCTGAGAATACGTACCTCTCTCAAATCTACAACCTGACCCTGCTGTGTATGGAGGAGTATATCATCGAACCGCAGTCAGTTCAGTTTCTGGTGCAACACGGCTTTGACTTCAACAAACAGTACTCGCAGGGGATTCCCTACCACAAGGGCAATGACAAG GGCAATGAGAATCAGAGCCAGAATGTTCGTGCTTTCTTCTTGGAGCTGATCCGAGCAAAGAAACCCCTCATTCTGCATAATGGCCTGATCGATCTGGTGTTCCTGTACCAGTGCTTCTACGCCCACCTCCCTGATAATCTTGGCACCTTCACCGCTGACCTTTCGGAGATGTTCCCAGCTGGGATATACGATACCAAATACGCCTCTGAGTTCGAGACCCGCTTTGTAGCCTCCTATCTGGAGTACGCCTACAAGAAATG CAAACGAGAGAATTGCAAGCGGAAGGATTCCAGCAGCCAGCACCTATCCATTGAGTTTTGTAACTACCCCGCAAGCATGTCTCCGTACATAGACTATCGCTACTGctccctggcagacactgatcaCAGTGTGGCAGATACAAATAAGGTCCAAGTCTGCGAAAAATTCTCG GCCTACGGCTGGTGTCCCAACGGGGTGAAGTGTTCCCGGTCTCACAACATCGACCTCATTATTGATGAGGATGAGAAGTTTAAAGAGGAGAAGCGGAAGAAGCGGAAGCAGAGGTGGAGGCGCCGGAAGAATGCAGAGGAGTCCATGAAAGAGTCTGAGCCGGGAAGTCCGGGAAGGGGGAAGGACATGGAGGTGACTCAGAATGGGGAGGACGGGCCTCCACGCAAACAAAGCTGCCCTGGCAGTCTGGCTGCTGGGATGGTCCCCACTTGTGCAGAGCCAGCAGGGAACAGTTCCAGTGAGGagggccccctgctggaggtggAGAGTTCGATTGACATGGAGCGTGAGCCTGGCTCTGACAGTGCAACAGACGTCAAGATGGAGGATGATCTGGGGGGTGCTACAGACCAGGTGAGCAGCACTCACCCAGCTGCCCCCCCAGTAGAAACAGATGTCAGTCTCGCTGCCAGAGGAAACTTCTTGGACAGCGGCCAAGTGAAAGGGCAGCAGGTGGGCACTGAGGAGCGAGGCTCAACTGTCCACTCACTGAGCTGTTCTGAAACTAAACCCCCATCCTCTGCCAGGCAGCACACGGCATCCCAGGAGAGCCGCTCGGAAGGGGGCATTCACCGAGCCGGCTTTGATGCCTTCATGACTGGCTATATCATGGCCTACGTCTGGATGCTTAAGAAAAGAGAGGGCAACGACACTGGCTCTGGGCCATGGCTGCCAGACTGTCACAATAAGTTGTATCTCAGTGGGAAATCGGTGCCACTTCAGATAGTGAAGAGTTTGTTTTCAAAATCCTCCAAAGCCCACAGCCAGAAAATGAAGCTGGCCTGGGCTAGTGGCTAG
- the TOE1 gene encoding target of EGR1 protein 1 isoform X2: MTSMKMTCLEVPVIDVQNDNFKELWPSMLLAIKTSSFIAVDTELSGLGTRKSLLNQCIEERYKAVCSAARTRSVLSLGIACFKQLPDKSENTYLSQIYNLTLLCMEEYIIEPQSVQFLVQHGFDFNKQYSQGIPYHKGNDKGNENQSQNVRAFFLELIRAKKPLILHNGLIDLVFLYQCFYAHLPDNLGTFTADLSEMFPAGIYDTKYASEFETRFVASYLEYAYKKCKRENCKRKDSSSQHLSIEFCNYPASMSPYIDYRYCSLADTDHSVADTNKVQVCEKFSAYGWCPNGVKCSRSHNIDLIIDEDEKFKEEKRKKRKQRWRRRKNAEESMKESEPGSPGRGKDMEVTQNGEDGPPRKQSCPGSLAAGMVPTCAEPAGNSSSEEGPLLEVESSIDMEREPGSDSATDVKMEDDLGGATDQVSSTHPAAPPVETDVSLAARGNFLDSGQVKGQQVGTEERGSTVHSLSCSETKPPSSARQHTASQESRSEGGIHRAGFDAFMTGYIMAYVWMLKKREGNDTGSGPWLPDCHNKLYLSGKSVPLQIVKSLFSKSSKAHSQKMKLAWASG; the protein is encoded by the exons ATGACCTCCATGAAGATGACCTGCTTGGAAGTACCTGTCATTGATGTCCAGAATGATAACTTCAAAGAGCTGTGGCCGTCTATGCTCCTGGCCATAAAAACCTCTAGTTTCATAGCTGTTGACACG GAGCTAAGTGGTCTCGGAACGAGGAAGAGTCTGCTAAACCA ATGTATTGAAGAGAGATACAAAGCTGTCTGCAGTGCTGCCAGAACACGCTCTGTCCTGTCTTTAGGAATCGCTTGTTTTAAACAGCTCCCAGACAAG TCTGAGAATACGTACCTCTCTCAAATCTACAACCTGACCCTGCTGTGTATGGAGGAGTATATCATCGAACCGCAGTCAGTTCAGTTTCTGGTGCAACACGGCTTTGACTTCAACAAACAGTACTCGCAGGGGATTCCCTACCACAAGGGCAATGACAAG GGCAATGAGAATCAGAGCCAGAATGTTCGTGCTTTCTTCTTGGAGCTGATCCGAGCAAAGAAACCCCTCATTCTGCATAATGGCCTGATCGATCTGGTGTTCCTGTACCAGTGCTTCTACGCCCACCTCCCTGATAATCTTGGCACCTTCACCGCTGACCTTTCGGAGATGTTCCCAGCTGGGATATACGATACCAAATACGCCTCTGAGTTCGAGACCCGCTTTGTAGCCTCCTATCTGGAGTACGCCTACAAGAAATG CAAACGAGAGAATTGCAAGCGGAAGGATTCCAGCAGCCAGCACCTATCCATTGAGTTTTGTAACTACCCCGCAAGCATGTCTCCGTACATAGACTATCGCTACTGctccctggcagacactgatcaCAGTGTGGCAGATACAAATAAGGTCCAAGTCTGCGAAAAATTCTCG GCCTACGGCTGGTGTCCCAACGGGGTGAAGTGTTCCCGGTCTCACAACATCGACCTCATTATTGATGAGGATGAGAAGTTTAAAGAGGAGAAGCGGAAGAAGCGGAAGCAGAGGTGGAGGCGCCGGAAGAATGCAGAGGAGTCCATGAAAGAGTCTGAGCCGGGAAGTCCGGGAAGGGGGAAGGACATGGAGGTGACTCAGAATGGGGAGGACGGGCCTCCACGCAAACAAAGCTGCCCTGGCAGTCTGGCTGCTGGGATGGTCCCCACTTGTGCAGAGCCAGCAGGGAACAGTTCCAGTGAGGagggccccctgctggaggtggAGAGTTCGATTGACATGGAGCGTGAGCCTGGCTCTGACAGTGCAACAGACGTCAAGATGGAGGATGATCTGGGGGGTGCTACAGACCAGGTGAGCAGCACTCACCCAGCTGCCCCCCCAGTAGAAACAGATGTCAGTCTCGCTGCCAGAGGAAACTTCTTGGACAGCGGCCAAGTGAAAGGGCAGCAGGTGGGCACTGAGGAGCGAGGCTCAACTGTCCACTCACTGAGCTGTTCTGAAACTAAACCCCCATCCTCTGCCAGGCAGCACACGGCATCCCAGGAGAGCCGCTCGGAAGGGGGCATTCACCGAGCCGGCTTTGATGCCTTCATGACTGGCTATATCATGGCCTACGTCTGGATGCTTAAGAAAAGAGAGGGCAACGACACTGGCTCTGGGCCATGGCTGCCAGACTGTCACAATAAGTTGTATCTCAGTGGGAAATCGGTGCCACTTCAGATAGTGAAGAGTTTGTTTTCAAAATCCTCCAAAGCCCACAGCCAGAAAATGAAGCTGGCCTGGGCTAGTGGCTAG